A genomic region of Pithys albifrons albifrons isolate INPA30051 chromosome 20, PitAlb_v1, whole genome shotgun sequence contains the following coding sequences:
- the ST6GALNAC6 gene encoding alpha-N-acetylgalactosaminide alpha-2,6-sialyltransferase 6 isoform X2 yields the protein MRAPTSSGNGSEVFPYSRLRGRARRPPDLKKWGVKSGYLPVCGNKTLSARCHQCVIVTSSSHLLGTHLGTAIDGAECTIRMNDAPTTGYEADVGNKTSFRVVAHSSLYRVLKRPQEFVNKTPETIFIFWGPPIKMQKSLLRIIQRVCASFPNMTAYVVSPSRMKQFDDLFRGETGKDREKSRSWLSTGWFTMVIAVELCDTVHVYGMVPPSYCGHHPPPRRLPYHYYEPKGPDECTTYIHNERSRKGNHHRFITEKRVFASWAGLYNITFSHPSWP from the exons ATGAGAGCCCCCACCAG CTCCGGCAACGGGAGCGAGGTCTTCCCCTACAGCCGCCTGCGGGGCAGAGCCCGCCGGCCCCCCGACCTCAAGAAGTGGGGGGTGAAAAGCGGGTACCTGCCTGTCTGTGGGAACAAG ACCCTGTCTGCCCGCTGCCACCAGTGCGTCATTGTCACCAGCTCCAGCCACCTCCTGGGCACCCACTTGGGCACAGCCATCGATGGGGCCGAGTGCACCATCCGCATGAACGATGCTCCCACCACAGGCTATGAGGCTGACGTGGGCAACAAGACCAGCTTCCGCGTGGTGGCCCACTCCAGCCTCTACCGTGTCCTCAAGCGGCCCCAGGAGTTTGTCAACAAGACCCCAGAGACCATCTTCATCTTCTGGGGGCCACCCATCAAGATGCAGAAGAGCCTCTTGAGGATCATCCAGCGTGTCTGTGCCTCCTTCCCCAACATGACAGCCTATGTTGTGTCCCCCAGCCGCATGAAGCAGTTCGATGACCTGTTTcggggagagacagggaaggacAG GGAGAAGTCGCGCTCATGGCTCAGCACTGGCTGGTTCACCATGGTAATCGCAGTGGAGCTGTGTGACACTGTCCACGTCTATGGCATGGTGCCACCCAGCTATTGTGG CCACCACCCCCCACCCCGCCGCCTGCCCTACCACTACTATGAGCCCAAGGGCCCTGATGAGTGCACGACCTACATCCACAATGAGCGGAGCCGCAAGGGCAACCACCACCGCTTCATCACCGAGAAGAGGGTCTTTGCCAGCTGGGCCGGCCTCTACAACATCACCTTCTCCCACCCCTCCTGGCCCTAA
- the ST6GALNAC6 gene encoding alpha-N-acetylgalactosaminide alpha-2,6-sialyltransferase 6 isoform X1: MSGSASQRAAALGVLFALIMLLIIYSSGNGSEVFPYSRLRGRARRPPDLKKWGVKSGYLPVCGNKTLSARCHQCVIVTSSSHLLGTHLGTAIDGAECTIRMNDAPTTGYEADVGNKTSFRVVAHSSLYRVLKRPQEFVNKTPETIFIFWGPPIKMQKSLLRIIQRVCASFPNMTAYVVSPSRMKQFDDLFRGETGKDREKSRSWLSTGWFTMVIAVELCDTVHVYGMVPPSYCGHHPPPRRLPYHYYEPKGPDECTTYIHNERSRKGNHHRFITEKRVFASWAGLYNITFSHPSWP, encoded by the exons ATGAGTGGCAGCGCG agccagcGTGCCGCCGCCCTGGGGGTCCTCTTTGCCCTGATCATGTTGCTGATCATCTACAGCTCCGGCAACGGGAGCGAGGTCTTCCCCTACAGCCGCCTGCGGGGCAGAGCCCGCCGGCCCCCCGACCTCAAGAAGTGGGGGGTGAAAAGCGGGTACCTGCCTGTCTGTGGGAACAAG ACCCTGTCTGCCCGCTGCCACCAGTGCGTCATTGTCACCAGCTCCAGCCACCTCCTGGGCACCCACTTGGGCACAGCCATCGATGGGGCCGAGTGCACCATCCGCATGAACGATGCTCCCACCACAGGCTATGAGGCTGACGTGGGCAACAAGACCAGCTTCCGCGTGGTGGCCCACTCCAGCCTCTACCGTGTCCTCAAGCGGCCCCAGGAGTTTGTCAACAAGACCCCAGAGACCATCTTCATCTTCTGGGGGCCACCCATCAAGATGCAGAAGAGCCTCTTGAGGATCATCCAGCGTGTCTGTGCCTCCTTCCCCAACATGACAGCCTATGTTGTGTCCCCCAGCCGCATGAAGCAGTTCGATGACCTGTTTcggggagagacagggaaggacAG GGAGAAGTCGCGCTCATGGCTCAGCACTGGCTGGTTCACCATGGTAATCGCAGTGGAGCTGTGTGACACTGTCCACGTCTATGGCATGGTGCCACCCAGCTATTGTGG CCACCACCCCCCACCCCGCCGCCTGCCCTACCACTACTATGAGCCCAAGGGCCCTGATGAGTGCACGACCTACATCCACAATGAGCGGAGCCGCAAGGGCAACCACCACCGCTTCATCACCGAGAAGAGGGTCTTTGCCAGCTGGGCCGGCCTCTACAACATCACCTTCTCCCACCCCTCCTGGCCCTAA